The following proteins are encoded in a genomic region of Zea mays cultivar B73 chromosome 9, Zm-B73-REFERENCE-NAM-5.0, whole genome shotgun sequence:
- the LOC103638099 gene encoding Early nodulin-93, with protein MSTTVSRASLDQKLALAKRCSREATLAGAKAAAVATIASAIPTLASVRMLPWAKANINPTGQALIVSTVAGMAYFIAADKKILSLARRHSFEQAPEHLKNTSFQGTGRPHPAFFRP; from the exons ATGTCGACGACGGTGAGCCGTGCGTCCCTCGACCAGaagctcgccctcgccaagcgttGCTCCCGAG AGGCgaccctcgccggagccaaggCGGCAGCGGTGGCGACTATCGCCTCCGCGATCCCCACC CTGGCCAGCGTGCGGATGCTGCCATGGGCCAAGGCCAACATCAACCCCACCGGCCAGGCGCTCATCGTCTCCACGGTGGCTGGGATGGCCTACTTCATCGCCGCCGACAAGAAGATCCTGTCGCTGGCGAGGCGCCACTCGTTCGAGCAAGCCCCTGAGCACCTCAAGAACACCTCCTTCCAGGGCACCGGCCGTCCCCACCCAGCCTTCTTCAGGCCGTGA